From a region of the Trichoderma atroviride chromosome 6, complete sequence genome:
- a CDS encoding uncharacterized protein (EggNog:ENOG41~TransMembrane:6 (i29-56o116-136i148-165o185-206i469-489o509-537i)), with protein sequence MSSSEDTPLQQTEDAASVKKHKKGNSAKAYISIILLAAVPSIIFSAATALLVVFTFRNRVILGDGSGELQTSHASDNLSLASRTVRDFIKTGGSDAYYIQFNPSTLTTIASITGKFAPYLSSAIMGLAALFAADFVQKTSQKEQNDKLLTPNQLTLLIGLFSGRLEELWKATRVRANMGGKFAAPISHTLTILIIVTVLGVLIPAVDTWFGIVVKPSEQTQLNFTTPSNHSFGRGFLQGKDCVYSDYHYPCEALKGYGADGNFIPYLPTDKEPFKILNNISTKNTISNISSNSSQSLFYLSDAASSSSKLDFKASAFAISTQCDIIRVQCQQGDRNVFDCTKELPNRATDVTKVGFKFYDDPSLTGNITYPNYAFLNPLYFYVFLEVGELYGPEGSDVFTGTLEFGCSSTIFDATYAWVDGSIAQFNVSSTNGSIGGVMTAPFMNDNANISQQAVISSLARLSANYSDAVPLTAAAFSYSALALSYIGMESRANIIEQSRSTLTLTRVPIIPFYILITLNALYVLCAVLLAVAAMIWAHPKESMAVKAQLTMEGFMAAVFQGESVRAQAQDSESSDWSSARTEVAKEKLPKIAILKTDQGELSYATVTNGEVAVIKFTQLSRNIRYRELE encoded by the exons ATGTCTTCGTCCGAAGACACTCCTCTGCAACAGACTGAAGATGCCGCCTCTGTcaagaaacacaaaaaagGGAACAGCGCCAAAGCATACATATCTATAATCCTGCTAGCTGCAGTGCCCTCCATTATTTTCTCTGCAGCAACTGCGCTTCTTGTTGTCTTTACATTCCGCAACCGCGTAATTCTCGGCGATGGCTCAGGCGAACTACAGACATCCCATGCGTCGGACAATTTATCCCTAGCATCGAGAACTGTCAGAGACTTTATCAAGACTGGAGGGTCAGATGCTTACTATATCCAATTCAATCCGTCTACTCTAACTACGATTGCCTCTATTACTGGGAAATTTGCCCCATACCTGTCAAGCGCCATCATGGGGCTGGCAGCACTTTTCGCTGCAGATTTTGTTCAAAAGACATCGCAAAAGGAGCAGAACGACAAGCTATTAACCCCAAACCAATTGACGCTACTAATTGGACTCTTTTCTGGCCGATTGGAAGAGTTGTGGAAAGCCACTCGTGTTCGGGCGAATATGGGGGGTAAATTCGCGGCCCCAATTTCACATACACTTACTATTCTTATTATTGTCACGGTCTTGGG CGTTCTTATTCCAGCGGTGGATACTTGGTTTGGCATTGTTGTCAAGCCAAGCGAGCAAACACAACTAAACTTCACCACCCCTTCAAACCACTCGTTTGGTCGAGGATTCTTACAGGGAAAAGATTGCGTTTATTCCGACTACCACTACCCCTGCGAGGCATTAAAAGGATATGGGGCGGATGGCAACTTTATACCATATCTCCCCACCGACAAGGAGCCTTTCAAGATCCTAAACAATATTTCCACCAAAAATACCATCTCCAACATTTCCTCAAACTCATCGCAATCCCTCTTCTATCTTTCAGATGCAGCAagttcatcatcaaagctgGACTTTAAAGCCAgcgcctttgccatctctACTCAGTGCGACATAATAAGAGTCCAATGCCAACAGGGCGATCGGAATGTTTTCGACTGTACAAAGGAACTTCCAAATCGTGCCACCGACGTGACCAAGGTTGGTTTCAAATTCTACGACGACCCAAGCCTTACAGGGAACATAACCTACCCCAATTATGCTTTCCTAAACCCCTTGTATTTTTATGTCTTCCTCGAAGTAGGAGAACTCTATGGGCCGGAGGGGTCTGACGTATTTACTGGCACGTTGGAGTTTGGCTGCTCCAGCACAATATTCGATGCTACCTATGCGTGGGTGGACGGATCTATAGCCCAGTTCAACGTCAGCTCTACGAACGGCTCTATCGGCGGTGTCATGACTGCACCTTTCATGAACGACAACGCCAACATCTCTCAGCAGGCTGTAATCTCTTCCTTGGCAAGACTCAGCGCCAACTACTCGGATGCTGTCCCTCTCACGGCAGCAGCTTTCTCTTACAGTGCGCTGGCACTATCCTATATCGGGATGGAGAGTCGAGCAAACATCATCGAACAGTCTCGGTCAACGCTGACCCTCACACGCGTCCCAATCATACCCTTTTATATCCTGATTACACTGAATGCGCTGTATGTCCTCTGTGCAGTACTactggctgtggctgccatGATTTGGGCGCATCCAAAGGAATCGATGGCAGTAAAAGCACAACTTACCATGGAAGGATTCATGGCGGCAGTCTTCCAAGGAGAGAGTGTTAGAGCTCAGGCACAAGACTCGGAGAGTTCTGATTGGTCATCAGCCCGTACAGAGGTTGCTAAAGAAAAATTGCCAAAAATTGCCATTTTGAAGACAGACCAAGGAGAATTGTCCTATGCCACAGTGACGAATGGCGAAGTCGCAGTAATAAAGTTTACACAATTAAGTAGAAATATTCGTTATAGAGAATTAGAGTGA